One region of Verrucomicrobiia bacterium genomic DNA includes:
- the mscL gene encoding large-conductance mechanosensitive channel protein MscL: MGLFQEFKTFINRGNVIDLAVGVVIGTAFGKIVSSLVADVIMPPIGLVMSDVNFTNLKLPIGGKPDAPVTINYGNFIQTTIDFLVIAFSVFIFVRFINRFYRRQEQAAPPPAPSREEILLTEIRDLLKDK; encoded by the coding sequence ATGGGCCTCTTCCAAGAATTCAAAACCTTCATCAATCGTGGCAATGTGATCGACTTAGCCGTCGGCGTGGTAATTGGAACGGCTTTTGGGAAAATTGTTTCCTCACTTGTTGCGGATGTCATCATGCCTCCCATCGGCCTCGTCATGAGCGATGTCAATTTTACCAATCTTAAATTACCCATTGGTGGGAAACCCGATGCGCCTGTCACAATTAATTATGGAAATTTCATTCAAACTACTATTGATTTTCTCGTTATCGCTTTTTCCGTTTTTATTTTTGTTCGATTCATTAACCGATTTTATCGTCGTCAGGAACAAGCCGCACCGCCGCCAGCTCCTTCTCGCGAGGAAATTTTGCTAACTGAAATTCGCGATCTTCTTAAAGATAAATAA
- a CDS encoding integrin alpha, which produces MNHFHRLIKRKNNLHNLLTLSVLLPIPDLIKAEPFPSTISFSNFPNEAFGTLINGNFAGDQLGASVSGIGDVNGDGIEDFIIDAPYADPNGKSNAGQCYVIFGKKGGLGSQVEGGQLDGSNGFIINGASAGDNLGFSASGIGDINGDGLDDLVIGAFNADPNGVSSAGKSYVIFGRTTEFESAIELTSLDGSNGFVLNGTSINDRSGSKVSGIGDLNGDGIEDFAVGAGSAGGFAGKSYIIFGSQDGFSPVIALNSLNGNNGFIINGINPNDFSGSSLDGAGDINGDGINDLIIGARGADPNSKIDAGQCYVIFGKTTPFEPTFSLNSLNGNNGFKINGANAGDYTGISVSGAGDVNGDGMGDVIIGARGADPNGKSEAGKSYVILGKTTGFEASMELSAFNNSKGFVLNGINVLDRSGGSVANAGDINGDGLGDLLVGAAFADFNGKTNAGQAYIVFANRAGFEASVELSALNASNGFTLNGNLPADFAGSGVSGIGDVNGDGVDDFIVGASSADPNGLMNAGQSYIIYGRDYSPQGDFTANFAPDLLIQGPRKSLKVLPLLREGDSIKPEGDIDVSLPTKIVPTGNRLAKKTKLLSSLDFDDGGVSDILVKSSKTQLKLYQLDNQGSPVTPTVIGEINFVLPKKHRYVGAGALTGVRDDKLDLVLKKGKNLFLAENLGKSFATEFQPISGKLKGKLFSWQKGKVITIKGRKLSQQIITGLNLGDSIELGSVAKGQKPVLMLDMNQDAKMDIVMIDKKRNVGYVSEDNISASPTPITTLPKKTKLVGPK; this is translated from the coding sequence ATGAATCATTTCCACCGTTTAATAAAAAGAAAAAATAATTTACATAACTTATTGACTCTAAGTGTATTGCTTCCTATTCCTGACCTTATTAAGGCAGAGCCTTTCCCGTCAACTATTAGTTTTTCTAATTTTCCTAATGAAGCGTTTGGCACTTTAATTAATGGCAATTTTGCTGGAGATCAATTAGGAGCTTCAGTTAGCGGCATTGGCGATGTGAATGGAGATGGTATTGAGGATTTTATTATTGATGCTCCTTATGCAGATCCGAATGGTAAAAGCAACGCGGGGCAGTGTTATGTTATTTTCGGTAAAAAGGGAGGTTTGGGATCACAGGTAGAAGGGGGTCAATTAGACGGCTCCAATGGGTTCATAATTAATGGGGCGAGCGCAGGAGATAATTTAGGTTTTTCGGCTAGCGGCATTGGCGATATAAATGGTGATGGTTTAGACGATTTAGTGATAGGTGCTTTTAACGCGGATCCTAACGGGGTAAGCTCAGCAGGAAAAAGCTATGTAATCTTTGGAAGGACAACAGAATTTGAGTCTGCTATTGAGCTGACTAGCTTAGATGGAAGTAACGGTTTTGTATTAAATGGAACGAGCATCAATGATCGTTCCGGCAGTAAAGTGAGCGGCATAGGCGATTTGAACGGTGATGGAATTGAGGATTTTGCGGTAGGCGCTGGAAGTGCAGGGGGATTTGCTGGCAAAAGTTATATCATTTTTGGAAGTCAAGATGGGTTTTCTCCTGTCATTGCGTTAAATAGCTTAAATGGGAATAATGGTTTTATTATTAACGGTATTAATCCTAACGATTTTTCTGGGAGTTCTTTGGATGGTGCTGGGGATATAAATGGCGATGGAATTAATGATTTGATTATTGGTGCTCGTGGCGCTGATCCCAATAGCAAAATTGATGCGGGACAGTGTTATGTGATTTTTGGAAAGACAACGCCTTTTGAACCAACTTTTTCATTAAATAGTTTAAATGGGAATAACGGTTTTAAAATAAATGGAGCCAATGCCGGTGACTACACCGGTATCTCGGTTAGTGGCGCGGGCGATGTCAATGGGGATGGAATGGGTGACGTCATTATTGGCGCGCGTGGCGCTGATCCTAATGGCAAATCAGAGGCGGGAAAAAGTTATGTGATTTTGGGCAAAACGACTGGTTTTGAAGCGAGCATGGAACTGAGCGCTTTCAATAACAGTAAAGGCTTTGTATTGAACGGAATTAATGTCTTGGATCGCTCAGGAGGGTCAGTTGCTAATGCTGGCGATATTAATGGTGACGGTTTAGGGGATTTATTGGTAGGCGCTGCCTTTGCCGACTTTAATGGAAAAACGAATGCCGGCCAAGCTTATATAGTTTTTGCAAATCGTGCCGGATTTGAGGCGAGCGTAGAATTAAGCGCTTTGAATGCAAGTAATGGGTTTACTTTAAATGGCAATCTTCCTGCAGATTTTGCCGGTTCAGGTGTGAGCGGCATTGGCGATGTCAATGGCGATGGGGTAGATGACTTTATTGTAGGAGCTTCTTCAGCCGATCCTAATGGGCTTATGAATGCGGGCCAAAGCTATATTATTTACGGTCGGGACTATAGTCCTCAAGGCGATTTCACGGCTAATTTTGCACCGGATTTACTGATTCAAGGACCTCGAAAGAGTTTAAAAGTGTTGCCCTTGTTAAGAGAAGGAGATTCGATTAAGCCCGAGGGAGATATCGATGTTTCTTTGCCCACGAAAATCGTGCCTACGGGAAATCGCTTAGCTAAAAAGACCAAACTCTTGAGCAGTTTGGATTTTGATGATGGCGGGGTGAGTGATATTCTAGTGAAATCGAGTAAAACACAGTTAAAACTTTACCAATTGGACAATCAAGGTTCGCCCGTGACACCCACAGTGATTGGAGAAATCAATTTTGTTTTGCCTAAAAAACATCGTTACGTGGGAGCGGGTGCTTTAACTGGAGTCAGAGATGATAAGCTGGATTTGGTGTTAAAAAAAGGGAAGAATCTTTTCCTGGCTGAAAATTTAGGCAAAAGTTTTGCTACAGAATTTCAGCCCATAAGTGGAAAGTTGAAGGGGAAACTGTTTTCCTGGCAAAAAGGAAAAGTCATTACCATTAAAGGTAGAAAGCTTTCTCAACAAATTATTACCGGTTTAAATTTAGGAGATTCCATAGAGTTAGGAAGCGTGGCTAAAGGACAAAAGCCGGTGTTGATGTTGGACATGAATCAAGATGCTAAGATGGATATTGTGATGATCGATAAAAAGCGTAATGTAGGTTATGTGAGCGAGGATAATATTAGCGCTTCTCCTACGCCTATTACGACTTTGCCTAAGAAAACGAAATTGGTGGGGCCGAAATAA
- a CDS encoding bifunctional methionine sulfoxide reductase B/A protein, protein MATPPQVTVRLLDEQGQLTAPQQVDKVIKTDAEWQKQLTSEQYEIARGKGTERPFCGLFNDHKEDGVYSCVCCQLPLFRSDTKFHSGTGWPSFFAPIAKENVITQTDLSHGMKRVEILCARCDAHLGHVFDDGPKPTGLRYCLNSASLIFTPLKKTAQTKTEKAVFAAGCFWGVEATFRQIKGVISTSVGYTGGKTKNPTYEQVCTDKTGHAEAVEIIYDPTKVSYETLLDVFWKNHDPTTLNRQGPDVGTQYRSAIFYQNETQKAAAISSKEKIAKNYNKPITTEILPAAEFYRAEDYHQQYLEKRGLSHCHL, encoded by the coding sequence ATGGCAACACCTCCCCAAGTCACTGTTCGTTTACTGGATGAACAAGGCCAACTTACCGCTCCTCAACAAGTCGATAAAGTCATCAAAACCGACGCAGAATGGCAAAAACAACTCACTTCAGAACAATACGAAATCGCTCGCGGCAAGGGCACCGAACGTCCTTTCTGCGGCCTTTTCAATGACCATAAAGAAGATGGCGTTTATTCCTGCGTTTGCTGCCAACTACCGCTATTTCGTTCCGACACCAAATTTCATTCCGGCACTGGATGGCCAAGTTTCTTCGCTCCTATTGCCAAAGAAAATGTCATCACTCAAACCGACCTAAGCCACGGTATGAAACGAGTCGAAATTCTTTGTGCGCGATGCGACGCCCATTTAGGTCACGTGTTTGATGATGGACCTAAACCTACTGGCCTTCGCTACTGTTTAAACTCTGCTTCACTAATTTTTACTCCACTCAAAAAAACAGCACAAACTAAAACCGAAAAAGCGGTCTTTGCCGCAGGCTGCTTTTGGGGTGTTGAAGCCACCTTCCGACAAATTAAAGGCGTCATCTCTACTTCAGTCGGCTATACCGGAGGCAAAACAAAAAATCCCACTTACGAACAAGTTTGCACCGATAAAACCGGTCATGCGGAAGCTGTAGAAATTATTTATGACCCAACAAAAGTTTCTTACGAAACCCTCCTAGACGTTTTCTGGAAAAATCATGATCCGACCACACTTAACCGACAAGGTCCGGACGTGGGCACGCAATACCGTTCCGCTATTTTTTATCAAAATGAAACTCAAAAAGCTGCCGCGATCTCTTCCAAAGAAAAAATCGCTAAAAACTATAACAAACCTATCACCACGGAAATTCTTCCCGCTGCCGAATTTTATCGCGCTGAAGACTACCACCAACAATATCTCGAAAAACGAGGTTTATCTCATTGTCATTTGTAA
- a CDS encoding ABC transporter ATP-binding protein produces the protein MSSAIIQIKKLCVERDRKILRNINWTIHQDQQWVILGANGSGKTSLLNTITGYLVPTSGAIQVFDNEYGQTNWQDIRKKIGLVSASLAQRIQPDETALFVVASGKKAIINLWKSPSRKELNHARKILRQIQCAHLEQCAWNILSQGERQRVLIGRALMANFAILFLDEPCAGLDPVARENFLKFIEKLLHKRQAPYLVFITHHIEEITKHFTHVLLLKNGSVLNQGKKQSMLTSKNLSSCFNKKLNVIHKNGHYQIRL, from the coding sequence GTGTCCTCCGCTATTATTCAAATCAAAAAACTATGCGTTGAAAGAGATCGCAAAATTTTACGCAACATCAACTGGACTATTCATCAAGATCAGCAATGGGTGATTTTAGGCGCAAACGGCTCGGGCAAAACTTCGCTTCTTAATACTATCACCGGTTACCTCGTTCCCACCTCAGGCGCGATTCAAGTCTTCGATAACGAATATGGCCAAACCAATTGGCAAGATATTCGAAAAAAAATCGGCCTCGTTAGCGCCTCACTCGCTCAACGAATCCAGCCCGACGAAACTGCACTTTTTGTCGTGGCCAGCGGCAAAAAAGCGATTATTAACCTTTGGAAATCTCCTTCTCGCAAAGAACTTAACCATGCCAGAAAAATTCTTCGTCAAATTCAATGCGCCCACCTAGAACAATGCGCTTGGAACATTTTATCTCAAGGCGAAAGGCAACGCGTCCTGATTGGTCGCGCGCTCATGGCAAATTTTGCTATCCTTTTTTTAGATGAACCCTGCGCAGGGCTCGACCCTGTAGCGCGCGAAAATTTCCTAAAATTTATTGAAAAATTATTGCACAAACGCCAGGCGCCATATCTGGTTTTTATCACCCACCACATCGAAGAAATTACGAAGCATTTCACCCATGTTCTTTTGCTAAAAAATGGGAGCGTATTAAATCAAGGCAAAAAACAAAGCATGCTGACTTCAAAAAATTTATCTTCCTGCTTTAATAAAAAATTAAATGTCATTCATAAAAATGGACACTATCAAATAAGATTGTAG